The nucleotide window AAATGGATTGAAAATCTGGCAGATAATTAAAATCTTTAGATAGAATTAGATAATACCTTTCTTACTTTCCTACTCTCCTACTTCCTACTTTCAGGAGGAAATAGTAGGCAAGTAGGTAGTAGGAAAGGGATAAAGGATGTGCACGGTATTCCTCTTCTGGGGACAATGTCTCCCCTTTCCTACTTCCCTACTCTCCTACTTTCCTACAGGCTGAATAGTTACAATTTCTCACAGAACAGATATAGCAACAGGGTTGATGGTTTATAGTTGATAGTTTCCTTGTTCTTTAAGCCTTTTTATCCGATGGTCTTCCTTTAATAAGGTCTTGCCCAATTTACTGCCTGAATCACAAATCCTACGGAAAAAACATTTGACAAAGTTAAATTTATGTGTTTAAAATATAGTTACCCTGATTCTATTTTTCTTCGCAAGTTTTTAGACAAACTGGTGTTTATACGGATGGAGGCTTTTTTGAGTGGAAAGAAAAATATCTGATGCAGAACTGATGAACAGGGTAGCTATGGATGATACAGCCGCCTTTAGTGAGCTCTTAACACGCTACCAATTACCACTTTTTAATTTTATCTATCGCTTGCTTGCCAATTATGAAGAAACAGAAGACTTAACCCAGGAAGTCTTTTTAAGGGTTTATAGTTCAGCGAAAAGATATAAGCCTCAAGCCAAATTTACCACTTATCTTTTTAAGATTGCCCGTAATCTTTGCCTCAATAAATTAAGAAAGAGAAATCGTTTTCGGTTGTTTTCTCTGGATGAAGATGAGAAATATACCGATATTCAGGCTCCAGAGCATTACAGCCCTGAAGTCCGATATAAGAAAAAAGAGGTTGGTATTTTAATTGAGCAGGCTTTAGCCTCTCTACCAGAAAATCAACGAATGGCAGTGATATTGCAAAGATTCCATAACCTTTCTTACAAGGAAATTGCTGAGGTGCTGGGCTGTTCTGTCTGTGCGGTTGAATCTCTTATCTTTCGGGCAAAACGAAAATTAAAGGAAAAATTATCCGCAAGTTTTGGG belongs to bacterium and includes:
- a CDS encoding RNA polymerase sigma factor codes for the protein MERKISDAELMNRVAMDDTAAFSELLTRYQLPLFNFIYRLLANYEETEDLTQEVFLRVYSSAKRYKPQAKFTTYLFKIARNLCLNKLRKRNRFRLFSLDEDEKYTDIQAPEHYSPEVRYKKKEVGILIEQALASLPENQRMAVILQRFHNLSYKEIAEVLGCSVCAVESLIFRAKRKLKEKLSASFGDNRCLK